Within the bacterium genome, the region GTGGCGGTCCTCGGCTACGGCAGCCAGGGCCGGGCGCAAGCCCTCAACCTCCGCGACGGCGGCGTTAGCGTCACGGTGGGGCTGCGGCCCGGGAGCGCGAGCCGCGGCCTCGCCGCCCAGGACGGCTTCGCCGCCGTCGAGCCGGCGGCGGCGGTCGCCGGCGCCTCGTTCGTCGCCGTCCTCGTGCCCGACGAAGTCCAGGGGGAGTTCTTCGAACGCGACGTAGTCCCCAACTTGCAGGCCGGCGCCGTCGTTGTCTTCGCCCACGGCGGCCCGGTCCACTTCGGCGACGTCGCGCTTCCCGACGGCGCGGACGTGGTCCTCGTCGCGCCCATGGGGCCGGGTCGTCTGTTGCGCGAATACTATACGGAAGGCCGGGGCCTCAACGCCAAGGCAGCCGTGGCGCAAGACGCCACCGGCCGGGCCTGGCCGCGGGCGCTGGCGTACGCCCGGGCGCTGGGGTGCGGCCGCGCGGGCGTCATCGCCACCACCTTCGCCGAGGAGGCGAAGCTCGACCTCTTCTCGGAGCAGGCGGTGCTGTGCGGCGGCGTCCCGGCGCTGGCCGAAGCCGCGTTCGAGACGCTGGTGGAGGCGGGTTACCCGCCGGCGCTGGCCTATATCGAGTGCGTCCGCGAGATTAAGTACATCGCGGACCTGATCTTCGAACACGGCGTGGACGGCATGCGGCGCCGCATATCATCCACCGCGCTGTACGGCGGCGCCACCCGCGGCCGCCGCGTCATCGGCCCGGAGGCCGAAAAAGCGCTGAGGGAAATACTGGAAGCCGTGGAGGACGGCTCCTTCACCGCGGAGATGAAAAAACGTTGGCCCGGCCGGGAAGAGTTCCTCAACGCGGTACGGAACGACCGCCTAGAGGCCGCGCGCGACGAGTTCGAGAAAATTATCCGACGAGCCGAGAGCGAATGAAAAAGCGGCCCGAACGGGCCGCTTTTTTCTTGCGTACGTGCTCGTCTCGTCTAGCGCGTAACCACCATACGGCGGACGGCGCTGCCGCACGAGGCGTTGAGCCGGTACAGGTACACCCCCGGCGCTACGCCCCGGCCGCCGTCGTCCGCCAGGTTCCAGACTACCTCGTGCCGACCCGGCGCCGACGCGGCCGCGTCAAGCGTCCGCACCTTCCGG harbors:
- the ilvC gene encoding ketol-acid reductoisomerase, producing the protein MTPSFEVYHDGDISPAPLEGAEVAVLGYGSQGRAQALNLRDGGVSVTVGLRPGSASRGLAAQDGFAAVEPAAAVAGASFVAVLVPDEVQGEFFERDVVPNLQAGAVVVFAHGGPVHFGDVALPDGADVVLVAPMGPGRLLREYYTEGRGLNAKAAVAQDATGRAWPRALAYARALGCGRAGVIATTFAEEAKLDLFSEQAVLCGGVPALAEAAFETLVEAGYPPALAYIECVREIKYIADLIFEHGVDGMRRRISSTALYGGATRGRRVIGPEAEKALREILEAVEDGSFTAEMKKRWPGREEFLNAVRNDRLEAARDEFEKIIRRAESE